From one Lycium barbarum isolate Lr01 chromosome 6, ASM1917538v2, whole genome shotgun sequence genomic stretch:
- the LOC132598415 gene encoding calmodulin-binding protein 60 B-like isoform X2: MEPLIRKVVREEVERALRSNLRSSLNDMETSQSRTIQLLFDDIFPTSLYTGSKISVGNRPIKVLLHDASSNQRITSGPLSSAKVGVVVLNGEFNPNDQEDWTEEEFSREVVHEREGKRPLLTGDLFIQLRDGVGYLGDISFTDNSSWTKSRTFRLGLKLINRSGEFRVREGVSKPITVRDHRGEAYRKHYPPTLDDEIWRLDKIAKNGASHKRLSQEGISCVKDFLRLYVTDPSLLRKMLACGVGNNTWEKITEHVKTCVLDNSEWYIYNTGESIILLFNCIYEVVGAILDGQNLQSLDKLGVCQKRKVEDFKRRVYKNLNCLVPLEDHSLISQAVLTSNLQIGLSHTPSSSQQNMNYPVEQGQWESQSNSDHTTISLPLAYTAQQDSPTAVSMPESFNGIQAFNSTFTSNFLVSDPCSSIYPGDYGWGSNSSLESLGMTDYLPPNNNHQFETPVWQGNGLLASSSVQPVSPNFGFQVTRRGNPRAIWCTIRAVLKWKKTLVKRNVAI, from the exons ATGGAGCCCTTAATCCGAAAAGTG GTGCGTGAAGAGGTTGAGAGAGCACTCCGATCAAACCTGAG ATCCTCACTGAATGATATGGAGACTTCTCAATCGAGGACTATTCAGTTACTCTTTGATGATATATTTCCTACTTCCCTTTACACGGGCAGTAAAATATCCGTGGGCAATAGGCCCATTAAAGTTCTCTTGCATGATGCTAGTTCCAACCAGAGGATAACATCTGGACCCTTATCTTCAGCAAAAGTTGGTGTGGTTGTGCTTAATGGGGAATTTAATCCCAACGATCAAGAAGACTGGACTGAAGAAGAGTTCAGCAGagaagttgttcatgaaagagaAGGAAAACGTCCATTATTGACTGGAGATTTATTCATTCAGCTAAGGGACGGTGTGGGATATCTGGGTGATATCAGCTTCACTGACAATTCAAGCTGGACAAAGAGCAGGACCTTTAGGTTGGGATTGAAATTGATTAACCGCTCTGGTGAATTTAGGGTCAGAGAAGGAGTTAGCAAGCCCATTACTGTGAGAGATCATCGTGGGGAGG CTTATAGGAAGCATTACCCTCCCACTTTGGATGATGAAATATGGCGGTTGGACAAGATTGCAAAAAATGGTGCATCACACAAACGGTTGAGTCAGGAAGGAATATCCTGTGTGAAAGACTTCCTACGGCTGTATGTCACGGATCCATCTCTTTTGCGCAAG ATGCTGGCTTGTGGGGTCGGAAACAACACATGGGAGAAAATAACTGAACATGTGAAAACCTGTGTTTTAGACAACAGTGAGTGGTACATATACAACACTGGAGAAAGTATTATACTTCTATTCAACTGCATCTATGAGGTTGTAGGAGCAATTCTTGATGGACAAAATTTGCAGTCCTTGGACAAACTAGGTGTATGCCAGAAG CGGAAGGTGGAAGACTTTAAGCGTCGTGTTTACAAAAATTTGAATTGTCTAGTTCCCCTTGAGGACCACTCTTTGATTAGCCAAGCCGTCCTTACATCCAATCTGCAAATTGGCCTTTCTCATACTCCTAGTTCAAGCCAACAGAATATGAACTACCCAGTTGAACAAG GTCAATGGGAGTCACAAAGCAACTCTGATCATACTACAATTTCACTGCCACTAGCCTACACAGCGCAACAAGATAGCCCAACCGCAGTGTCCATGCCAGAAAGCTTTAATGGAATTCAAGCATTTAATTCGACCTTCACAAGCAATTTCTTGGTCAGTGATCCCTGCTCCAGTATCTATCCTGGCGACTATGGCTGGGGTTCCAATAGTTCATTGGAGTCACTAGGGATGACCGATTATCTACCTCCCAACAACAATCATCAGTTTGAGACACCAGTGTGGCAAGGAAATGGATTGTTAGCGAGTTCAAGTGTTCAGCCGGTGTCTCCTAATTTTGGCTTTCAAGTCACAAGACGTGGAAATCCTAGAGCCATATGGTGCACCATCCGTGCTGTCCTGAAATGGAAAAAAACATTGGTTAAGCGAAACGTGGCTATTTGA
- the LOC132598416 gene encoding uncharacterized protein LOC132598416 yields MDREGGSAGSCYYSVLGIRKDASCSDIRSAYRKLAMKWHPDRWAKNPSVAGEAKRRFQKIQEAYSVLSDEGKRSMYDAGFLDLLEEDEGMGDFLHDLMNRMDQNVGAAEESLEDLQRTFVEMFGGDFARMMDDENPTAKKRARDVGCSTSAAPKRNSADFNANSTSYNCQF; encoded by the exons ATGGATCGAGAAGGAGGATCCGCTGGATCTTGTTACTATTCAGTTCTCGGGATTCGTAAGGATGCCTCCTGCTCCGACATTCGCTCAGCTTATCGCAAGCTAGCTATG AAATGGCACCCGGATAGGTGGGCGAAGAATCCGTCGGTGGCTGGAGAAGCTAAACGCCGCTTTCAGAAAATCCAAGAGGCCTACTCAG TTCTCTCCGATGAAGGCAAGAGGTCAATGTACGACGCCGGTTTCCTTGATCTGCTTGAGGAAGATGAA GGGATGGGTGATTTCCTGCACGATTTGATGAACAGAATGGATCAAAATGTTGGGGCGGCG GAGGAGAGTCTAGAGGATCTACAGAGAACGTTTGTGGAAATGTTCGGTGGAGATTTTGCAAGGATGATGGATGATGAAAATCCAACAGCTAAGAAGAGGGCACGTGATGTAGGATGCAGCACAAGTGCTGCTCCAAAACGCAATTCCGCTGATTTCAATGCCAATAGCACCTCTTATAACTGTCAATTTTAA
- the LOC132598415 gene encoding calmodulin-binding protein 60 B-like isoform X1: MVQKRNINQGNDDGSNSEIPARESKRQHPSTQLFTGPRSFFPPQELALRMEPLIRKVVREEVERALRSNLRSSLNDMETSQSRTIQLLFDDIFPTSLYTGSKISVGNRPIKVLLHDASSNQRITSGPLSSAKVGVVVLNGEFNPNDQEDWTEEEFSREVVHEREGKRPLLTGDLFIQLRDGVGYLGDISFTDNSSWTKSRTFRLGLKLINRSGEFRVREGVSKPITVRDHRGEAYRKHYPPTLDDEIWRLDKIAKNGASHKRLSQEGISCVKDFLRLYVTDPSLLRKMLACGVGNNTWEKITEHVKTCVLDNSEWYIYNTGESIILLFNCIYEVVGAILDGQNLQSLDKLGVCQKRKVEDFKRRVYKNLNCLVPLEDHSLISQAVLTSNLQIGLSHTPSSSQQNMNYPVEQGQWESQSNSDHTTISLPLAYTAQQDSPTAVSMPESFNGIQAFNSTFTSNFLVSDPCSSIYPGDYGWGSNSSLESLGMTDYLPPNNNHQFETPVWQGNGLLASSSVQPVSPNFGFQVTRRGNPRAIWCTIRAVLKWKKTLVKRNVAI; this comes from the exons ATGGTACAGAAAAGGAATATCAATCAGGGTAATGATGACGGCTCTAACTCTGAAATTCCAGCCCGAGAATCTAAGCGCCAACATCCTTCTACCCA GCTTTTTACAGGGCCAAGGAGTTTTTTTCCTCCGCAAGAACTTGCACTTAGGATGGAGCCCTTAATCCGAAAAGTG GTGCGTGAAGAGGTTGAGAGAGCACTCCGATCAAACCTGAG ATCCTCACTGAATGATATGGAGACTTCTCAATCGAGGACTATTCAGTTACTCTTTGATGATATATTTCCTACTTCCCTTTACACGGGCAGTAAAATATCCGTGGGCAATAGGCCCATTAAAGTTCTCTTGCATGATGCTAGTTCCAACCAGAGGATAACATCTGGACCCTTATCTTCAGCAAAAGTTGGTGTGGTTGTGCTTAATGGGGAATTTAATCCCAACGATCAAGAAGACTGGACTGAAGAAGAGTTCAGCAGagaagttgttcatgaaagagaAGGAAAACGTCCATTATTGACTGGAGATTTATTCATTCAGCTAAGGGACGGTGTGGGATATCTGGGTGATATCAGCTTCACTGACAATTCAAGCTGGACAAAGAGCAGGACCTTTAGGTTGGGATTGAAATTGATTAACCGCTCTGGTGAATTTAGGGTCAGAGAAGGAGTTAGCAAGCCCATTACTGTGAGAGATCATCGTGGGGAGG CTTATAGGAAGCATTACCCTCCCACTTTGGATGATGAAATATGGCGGTTGGACAAGATTGCAAAAAATGGTGCATCACACAAACGGTTGAGTCAGGAAGGAATATCCTGTGTGAAAGACTTCCTACGGCTGTATGTCACGGATCCATCTCTTTTGCGCAAG ATGCTGGCTTGTGGGGTCGGAAACAACACATGGGAGAAAATAACTGAACATGTGAAAACCTGTGTTTTAGACAACAGTGAGTGGTACATATACAACACTGGAGAAAGTATTATACTTCTATTCAACTGCATCTATGAGGTTGTAGGAGCAATTCTTGATGGACAAAATTTGCAGTCCTTGGACAAACTAGGTGTATGCCAGAAG CGGAAGGTGGAAGACTTTAAGCGTCGTGTTTACAAAAATTTGAATTGTCTAGTTCCCCTTGAGGACCACTCTTTGATTAGCCAAGCCGTCCTTACATCCAATCTGCAAATTGGCCTTTCTCATACTCCTAGTTCAAGCCAACAGAATATGAACTACCCAGTTGAACAAG GTCAATGGGAGTCACAAAGCAACTCTGATCATACTACAATTTCACTGCCACTAGCCTACACAGCGCAACAAGATAGCCCAACCGCAGTGTCCATGCCAGAAAGCTTTAATGGAATTCAAGCATTTAATTCGACCTTCACAAGCAATTTCTTGGTCAGTGATCCCTGCTCCAGTATCTATCCTGGCGACTATGGCTGGGGTTCCAATAGTTCATTGGAGTCACTAGGGATGACCGATTATCTACCTCCCAACAACAATCATCAGTTTGAGACACCAGTGTGGCAAGGAAATGGATTGTTAGCGAGTTCAAGTGTTCAGCCGGTGTCTCCTAATTTTGGCTTTCAAGTCACAAGACGTGGAAATCCTAGAGCCATATGGTGCACCATCCGTGCTGTCCTGAAATGGAAAAAAACATTGGTTAAGCGAAACGTGGCTATTTGA